In Streptomyces sp. DG2A-72, one genomic interval encodes:
- a CDS encoding NAD kinase, with product MTQNRARTVFLLAHTGRPAAIRSAELVVKGLLREGIGVRVLEYEARDLPLPDEVELVKEATAQCLDGCELLIVLGGDGTLLRGAEFARASGVPMLGVNLGRVGFLAEAERDDLDKVVDRVVTKAYEVEERMTVDVVVHSNGDIVHTDWALNEAAVQKAGAEKLLEVVLEIDGRPVTGFGCDGIVLSTPTGSTAYAFSAGGPVVWPEVEALLMVPISAHALFAKPLVTSPDSVLAVEVLPHIPPGVLWCDGRRTVELPAGARVEVRRGAVPVRLARLHHASFTDRLVAKFALPVSGWRGAPH from the coding sequence GCAGCGCCGAGCTCGTGGTCAAGGGGTTGCTGCGGGAGGGTATCGGGGTGCGCGTCCTGGAGTACGAGGCGCGTGACCTGCCCTTGCCCGACGAGGTGGAGCTGGTCAAGGAGGCGACTGCGCAGTGCCTCGACGGGTGTGAGCTGCTGATCGTGCTGGGCGGCGACGGGACGTTGCTGCGCGGCGCCGAGTTCGCGCGGGCGTCCGGGGTGCCGATGCTCGGCGTCAATCTCGGGCGGGTCGGTTTCCTCGCCGAGGCCGAGCGGGACGATCTCGACAAGGTTGTCGACCGGGTGGTGACGAAGGCGTACGAGGTCGAGGAGCGGATGACCGTCGATGTCGTCGTGCACAGCAACGGGGACATCGTGCATACGGACTGGGCGCTGAACGAGGCGGCGGTGCAGAAGGCGGGCGCCGAGAAGCTGCTCGAGGTCGTGCTGGAGATTGATGGGCGGCCGGTGACGGGGTTCGGGTGCGACGGGATTGTGCTGTCGACGCCTACTGGGTCTACCGCGTATGCGTTTTCTGCCGGCGGGCCTGTGGTGTGGCCTGAGGTTGAGGCGCTGTTGATGGTGCCGATCTCGGCGCATGCGTTGTTTGCGAAGCCGTTGGTCACTTCGCCGGATTCTGTGCTGGCGGTGGAGGTTCTGCCGCATATTCCGCCGGGTGTGTTGTGGTGTGACGGGCGGCGGACCGTGGAGTTGCCTGCGGGGGCTCGGGTTGAGGTGCGGCGGGGGGCTGTGCCGGTGCGGTTGGCTCGGTTGCATCATGCGTCGTTCACTGACCGGCTGGTGGCCAAGTTTGCGTTGCCGGTTTCCGGGTGGCGAGGGGCGCCGCATTAG